One genomic region from Campylobacter concisus encodes:
- a CDS encoding phage protein GemA/Gp16 family protein, producing MSKKEEIYRKQLLAIIHTHPFYKHAKQNDAWEEFLSAWDVKSCAQLKVKELINLIAVMDGKDNPKSSTAEFATQSQIYAIKSLWQRVANDKSDKALLFFIKRITKNLYLKIEYIKKREASKILIVLKKMENK from the coding sequence ATGAGCAAAAAAGAAGAAATTTATAGAAAGCAGCTTTTGGCGATCATCCATACGCACCCGTTTTATAAACACGCAAAACAAAATGACGCATGGGAAGAATTTTTAAGCGCTTGGGACGTAAAAAGCTGCGCGCAGTTAAAAGTAAAAGAGCTTATAAATTTAATAGCCGTTATGGACGGTAAAGATAATCCAAAGTCCAGCACAGCAGAGTTTGCAACGCAAAGTCAAATATATGCCATAAAATCTCTTTGGCAAAGAGTAGCTAATGATAAAAGCGACAAAGCCTTGCTATTTTTCATAAAGCGGATAACTAAAAATTTATACCTAAAAATAGAGTATATAAAAAAGAGAGAGGCCTCAAAAATACTTATAGTTTTAAAGAAGATGGAGAATAAATAA
- a CDS encoding DNA cytosine methyltransferase, with amino-acid sequence MRILNLFAGLGGNRRLWDNVTDIRVTAVELDEAVAHAYAFRYPNDEIVIADAYDYAAKHYDEFDFIWASPPCQTHSKLNFGNVRWKNSRKLPDFNLYSLIAYLQKRCQTRWVVENVIPFYTPLIAPNVLLGRHYFWCNFHIAKKDFKPKVAIADVKLGDFKDFDITAFKDIKNKRQILRNEVNYELGEYVFKCAINNETKIQKEPDLGLFNDN; translated from the coding sequence TTGAGAATTCTAAATTTATTCGCAGGTCTTGGCGGAAACCGAAGACTGTGGGATAACGTAACTGACATAAGAGTAACGGCCGTCGAGCTTGACGAAGCCGTAGCGCACGCTTACGCTTTTCGTTATCCAAATGATGAGATTGTTATTGCCGATGCGTACGATTATGCAGCAAAGCATTACGACGAGTTTGATTTTATATGGGCATCGCCGCCGTGCCAAACGCATTCAAAACTAAATTTCGGTAATGTTAGATGGAAGAATTCAAGAAAATTACCTGACTTTAATCTATACTCTTTGATAGCATATCTTCAAAAAAGATGTCAGACAAGGTGGGTGGTCGAAAATGTAATACCTTTTTATACGCCCCTTATAGCTCCTAATGTTTTACTCGGTAGGCACTATTTTTGGTGCAATTTTCATATTGCTAAAAAAGATTTTAAGCCTAAGGTTGCCATAGCGGACGTTAAACTAGGCGATTTTAAAGACTTTGATATAACGGCTTTTAAGGACATAAAAAATAAGCGCCAAATACTGCGAAATGAGGTTAATTATGAGCTTGGAGAATATGTTTTTAAGTGCGCAATAAATAATGAAACAAAAATCCAAAAAGAACCCGACCTAGGATTATTTAATGACAACTAA
- a CDS encoding ATP-binding protein has protein sequence MGISLKEKFELCQAYGETLETIGKAIGKGGGTVSGVINGKYASSKAELYETAIEAYLDRVLAANAEKKEAKTPKSEVWLSTAQEKIRDRIFKMNSSNLSFFELILGESGMGKTFLLEMTAHELDGVYVKARKSLSASAFMSLLLRTIGEKPSGNMDDKLEHFCEAITHSKKRLIIVDEADLFVKDNDLTFEKKFELLREIYEYGKRYKLGIAVIAVGLGVLKKRIDKLGGYLQSRLTYSPEMVLSRDELIKIGQMNGIEGEIAEFLAEGDNARLYEKTSLNLALGYEAKVAANLVYQTRRA, from the coding sequence ATGGGTATCAGTTTAAAAGAAAAATTCGAGCTTTGCCAAGCTTACGGCGAAACGCTAGAAACGATAGGCAAAGCCATAGGCAAAGGCGGGGGAACGGTAAGCGGCGTCATAAACGGCAAATACGCTTCGTCTAAGGCCGAGCTTTACGAGACGGCGATCGAGGCGTATTTGGATAGGGTTTTGGCGGCAAACGCCGAAAAAAAAGAGGCTAAGACGCCTAAAAGCGAAGTTTGGCTAAGCACGGCGCAAGAAAAGATAAGAGATAGGATTTTTAAAATGAATAGCTCTAATCTTAGTTTTTTCGAGCTAATTTTAGGCGAAAGCGGCATGGGAAAGACCTTTTTACTAGAAATGACGGCGCACGAGCTTGACGGAGTATACGTCAAAGCTCGCAAAAGCCTAAGCGCAAGCGCATTTATGAGCCTACTTTTGCGAACTATCGGCGAAAAACCGAGCGGAAACATGGACGATAAATTAGAGCACTTTTGCGAGGCTATAACGCATAGCAAAAAAAGGCTAATAATCGTGGATGAAGCCGATTTGTTCGTAAAGGACAACGACTTAACGTTTGAGAAAAAATTTGAGCTTTTAAGAGAAATCTACGAATACGGTAAACGCTACAAACTAGGCATAGCGGTCATAGCAGTAGGTCTTGGGGTGCTTAAAAAACGCATAGATAAGCTCGGCGGCTATTTGCAAAGCAGGCTTACTTATTCTCCAGAGATGGTTTTAAGCAGGGACGAGCTCATAAAAATCGGTCAAATGAACGGAATAGAAGGGGAAATAGCGGAGTTTTTAGCCGAAGGCGACAATGCAAGGCTATATGAAAAAACGTCGCTAAATTTGGCTTTGGGATACGAAGCTAAAGTGGCGGCCAATCTAGTATATCAAACAAGGAGAGCGTGA
- a CDS encoding host-nuclease inhibitor Gam family protein produces the protein MQINSFSDVDVALKRLCEVSVGIEKINGEVTLECNRIKEARKSEVERLESEKSFLEQQITLFCEDNKAEFAEKRSKEFTFGEIGYRISKSVRIPNVKAKLESLLSSIKAFGLGKECIIYEEKPNKEALAELKDEDLVKLGLKRVVKDNFRIVPKIESLEIGK, from the coding sequence ATGCAAATAAATAGTTTTAGCGACGTAGACGTCGCTTTAAAAAGACTATGCGAAGTAAGCGTAGGTATAGAAAAGATCAACGGCGAAGTAACGCTTGAGTGCAACCGTATAAAAGAAGCTAGGAAGAGCGAAGTTGAAAGACTTGAGAGTGAAAAAAGCTTTTTAGAACAGCAAATCACACTATTTTGCGAGGACAATAAGGCCGAATTTGCCGAAAAACGCTCGAAGGAATTTACATTCGGCGAGATCGGATACCGTATAAGTAAGAGTGTAAGAATACCTAATGTAAAAGCCAAACTTGAAAGTTTGTTAAGCTCAATAAAGGCATTTGGATTAGGCAAAGAGTGCATTATATATGAAGAAAAGCCTAACAAGGAAGCACTTGCGGAGCTAAAAGACGAGGATTTAGTAAAACTTGGTCTTAAAAGAGTAGTGAAAGATAATTTTAGGATAGTACCTAAGATAGAGAGCCTGGAGATAGGAAAATGA